A segment of the Biomphalaria glabrata chromosome 18, xgBioGlab47.1, whole genome shotgun sequence genome:
ATCTAGACTATAATCTAGACTTTTACCTTTGTTAAAAATGagtaacctaaaaaaaataatttaatcttcTTTATAAAACACCAAATATTAACCTGAGAGCACACTATTATCCATTTTAACTTAAATCTGGATCTGACAATTTGGTGAAATGCAAACCATATTTCTTTATGATTAACCCAGAAATTCAATCagtggaatatatatatatatatatatatatatatatatatatatatatatatatatatatatatatatatatataatgaaactTAACAATCCCAATATCTATaaaagtatataatatatatatatatatatataaaacacattgcttatattttttactttacttatctATTACTATTGTATTTTGTCTATTGTATCTAAGTAAAGTACAGTATCTAGGTTCAAGAACCCTAGGGGTAGGGGGATACAAACCCTAATATAGTAAAGtatcccttttagaccttgcaatctatagagtggatgatataaaggtcaactgtttctgtggtcaaaggttaatgagggtgtcaagtggccagcactaGGACCGACcaatttactttctccaactaatgtcaggtactcattagcaTCCTTAAAGtccttaaagaaaaattatagtcttaccaagatttgaacccgggactactatgttcagaagccaagtgctttacagAACAACTACCTTTAATATATTGTATAGATACTTAAATAGatatattattttgattttgtgaATTTCAGTTATTGCTGGTAATTCTGGAACACATCTCCTGTGATAAACCAGAGATAACTGTATTAGTCTATCCTATATGTGAAGAAGGGGGAGACAAATCATGTACTAGTAGATAATTTTAATCAACCTCAAGAAATTATCAGTCTCTCTATATATGCAAAATACCACTAATGAAATCTCTGGTACAGCTAAACAGATTTACATGATGTTTTGTACATTGGTTCATCTTACCTCTTTGGTGTTCACTAAGAAAGGATTTTGATTGCAATCTAACCACAGAGATTTCTTAACAAAATGTGAGCCTTTTTCTATTACCATTTGTATCAATGTTTGAGCTAAAGGGCCACATTCTTCATATATAAGGCTGAGATACAAATGTTTAATAGCACAATATGAAACTtcctttctatttttttgtggaggcatggtggctgagtggtaaagcgcttagtaACCATGTgcaatatatgtatgtatgtctttcATAGAAAGTGAAAACATTTTGCCATTCTTTATGAAACTTGGCATGAACATCCTTAGATGGCAGTCTGCCTAAAATATGTAAAATAGCTCTACCACAagctgaactaaaaaaaaatccctaaatttatACTGaagaacaaaactttttaacacatcaggtaaacccattttcatacttttctttcataggaAAAATGAAAAGTGTTTAGGGAACATCCCGCCATGTTGGAATTAGTTCTAAATCCAATGTAAGAGATCAGTGATACTCAAACTAAGGCCTGCAAGCCACTGGTCATAtctggctagtatatatatatataatatttatatgaatgtgtatatgtgtgtgtatgtgtgtgtgtaagtaagtaaattaaaaaaaaaaaaaaaaaaagaacacattttgtttattttgggtgTCTAAGTACCTGTCCATATTCTGTGTACGTTTGCATAACTTGTTTACTGTCAGGTCCAAACTCTTTGGTCGAGAGTTCAAGAATCTTATCATATTTCTCACAGGCAAGTGCATGCTTCTTCTCTTTGGCATACAATCTGCAGAAAAGAGATCCATTTCAACACCATACCACAGACTTAACAAGCATTACTGAAAATGAATAGGATTCCATTTATCCGTTTATTCTGGCTCAGACATGTTCATTACAAAGCTAAAAAATTAGAAATTTGAGCAAGTGGGAAGATTAAGAGCAAGAGGGAAGATTAAGTGCAGGtcatctaaaatatatattttttattttgcatgcTTATgaagttccttcagaattgGAGATTATTACATCCCACCCCATTGCTCCTGCAGGATCACGGAGGGAATCATCAAGTCAATGTTGGAACCTGAGACCATCTAGACGACAGTTCTTAGCTCACACCACTTGAACAAACAGACATCCATAGTAGACTCCTATAgtattaatatataattaatgACAACCAGGTATATTTAGTGTTCTGGTGTGAACGactctttagaaaaaaaaaatcaaattgtattattttttcaaactcTATGGTTAGAATAAGTTTTAACCAAAACCCTTTTACAAATTACCACTAGTACATGTTCAGTTACCTGGCCATGCATTGGTATAAAGATATGTCCAGTAAATTACATTCTCTGTCAGTCACACATGACAACTTGGCCCTTTCCTGTAAGATTTTGTCAGCCTTTTGTAATGCCTGTTCAGCTTCTGGATATCTGGCAATGACCaaataatataatagtgaaatcattttaaagtcaaaacaGAAATAATGTCCAAATGAACTTCTTGAAGAATTCTTCTGCTTGGTGGAGAATGTAAATATAGATgcgaagctaggtgctgaaacaaatgatgatacaaacatattaaataattaaacacaaatgaacagcagcaccagggaccaagtttttaaatgagagaaagtagtgaattaaatggtGAAGGGGTGGGGGCTAGCTAGTGCATGTGaccattgaccactggggtggtaatttgcatatgGATGAATGACCCTggaccagaagaatgtttttttggacattccgatgatCTGGAGGTTAAGTTCGCTTAATGCGTTGTCGCTAGGCGGTGTTGTCATTTCCAGGATCACTGGTTCAAGCTTTGGttggcgcagtcccttattttcattgaatttaattccctattttctctcatttaaaaacttggtccctggtgctgctgttcatttatgttCAATATGTTTGGTGGAGCAATCTAAGAAAAGGTTGACCATTTAATCTTCTGCAGGCATATTGATTACAAAACAAATTTGGGTGTGACAAGTAATAAATGGATGTCATGGTTCATACAACCTGTACAGCAAATTTGTGCAGTAAGGTTGCACCCAAAGAGACTTAGAAATCAATGTTTCTCCATAAGTTTATACTGATAATATTGTTTATAAAAGCTTATTTGTTTAAGAAGAAccttaaaaatatgaaaaacaaaacaatcttaGTCTAAACCTTCATAAAAATGTTGCATATAAAATTTCATCAGCTGTACTTTTTCAAATTGAGGACAGTGATAATAAGTAAGCATATCCTAGTGATTGCTTCATGTTTTAAACTTGCAACAAAGAAAGTATCAAATAATTTATTGCAATTTATTCCAcaacagtaatttttttttcaagatctaTAATTGACAAGTCCTCCATTAAGGTGGAATAAATCACTTAATGTCACTCAGTAGTGATGGCTGTAAAGGAACATAGGCACAACATATCAAGGTCACGTCATAAAATTCATGGGACATATCTTTAGGCAAGATGAAACGTGTACCACAGTGAGCCACAACATGGTATCCAAAAAGGAGAAGCAAAAACAAGGTCATCCACGAATAGCATAGAATCGCACCTTCTTTGAAGACCTTAAATATGCAAGCACCAGCTGGGAACAGGCTCTTGAAGTCGCATATGAACCACCTCTGTGAAGAGAGCTTGCGCTGAACAACCCAGAAaaacctaagtctaagtaagtgcaatgtaatttttagcggcccccgtaaggggaaaaagccgctattaggtttgtgcaaaatgtccgtctgtccgtctgtcacactcagatctcgaaaactagaagagatatgaaaaatattatttcatcattaaatccggcttgaaaagtttaggtgcaacggctacttttggttttctaaaagcaaaccgtttaatttataaaattaattatgcaagcgattttttcataaaaatacaccaattctaaaacaattacgtaaatgtaagggaggcaatgttacaatatgctaacaaagatggacaatttttgtgtattttcagtatcactaagtcaaaaatatttttaaaatgtacaggaaatgtttaaaacaaatacaaataatagttaaagacgttttttctggtcaactagctgctaaaattaaaagaaaacatttctgtttgtttataaaggctaataatgcactttgtatgtaaatatcacgcacatttttttaaatggactttttatgcagcgattttcgtgcagtagcgtaacgtcgcaacatgatcaggtgctaaaccaatttcttaaactttttaaaaaaatcagattttatttattttttgtttagtgccccaatccgaataaaagaagcttatttttgtgcgttttgtctgttggtcggtctgtccgtcacgattagatttaaaaaactagaactctaaaagctattgaaaatctgatttaccctttaatgttcctcccataacatctcaatagttttaagtatctaaaattgattgttccggatttttttgtgcaaaactaatcaacgccaacaaatgtttgtttgctcttctaacttatattacattcaatttccatgcttaagcgttgcaaaaacacattatcaataatatgttgttccgttttttatgtaaatagcaaattaatgctaaatcataatctctatactgacttatatttcattaagtgttaAAATGTTCCggctattgttttataaaacatgaattatgcctaatgattgtttgaaatcgcataaggcttttaaaaaaagtaatttactagaattgattactgaaaattactttttagacatttaattttcttgtaaaacataacatagaagttttgtaatcgataaagaaagttccggattttgtttcttacaaatcgtcgccagaaatttccgaatttgtttaaaaatctactaacgccaaataattgtttgaactccctcttctaattaataaacaaataatcttctcatttacgaaataatgtttttacggattttatgaaaaatattttaactcactactctcttacagtacatttaactttctaactaaaacattaaaaaatctaattatcgttaatattatgttccgatttttaaggaaaacagaatccaaacaccaaagtaaggtatgaaaatctctccacgtggctttagtacatctaatttttatacgagaccatccaaaaaatttaattaacggtattacatttatctgaaattctctttttcttttactatttatacaaacatccggaacaatctattatataaaattttcaattgtgttcatacctaaaaattattgcgatgttttgaaacgtaaaataaaggttaatcaatttttaataacttttagttgttgtttttttatatcaagataacggacagaccgactgacagacaaaacgcaaaaacaatgtggctttgatcctttttaaataatatctattagaactcagtgcaccaatgtctatgaaccctcgttaaatatctcgtgtaaataaagacatttttttttatggtaccggtactagcctattgtgaggtaatggaattttttttctttgacgtcatatgaatggactctttaaatgtaatgttaaaagaacgcactcggtgcaccaatgtctattaaccctcgaaaaaattgcttgtattaatgaaaacatattttagtctaactaagccgtgtgacgtagtgtttttttttcctttgacgtcacatggaatgaattctttaaatgaaatgctaaaagaacgcactcggtgcaccaatgtctatgaacactcgagaaatggctcgtgttgataaaggtgatttttagtctagctaggccttgtgacgtagtgtttttttttcctttgacgtcacatggaatgaattctttaaatgaaatgctaaaagaacgcactcggtgcaccaatgtctatgaacactcgataaaaggctcgtaatgatgaaggcgatttttattctagctaggccgtgtgacgtagtgtttttttttcctttgacgtcatatggaatgaattctttaaatgaaatgcttaaagaacgcactcggtgcaccaaagtctatgaacactcgataaaaggctcttatagatgaaggcgatttttagtctagctaggccgtgtgacgtagtgttttttttccctctgacgttatatggaattaattcttcaaatgaaatgaaaaaagaactcggtatagtaatgtttattaagcctcgttatgtgactcgcgtttaaaaaaggaatgatatcttgatttagatctaatctagattttttaaactagatctagatttttattacagtatatctagatctggatttatattctaattaaaattattttagagtctagatctagaatttctagatctagtttagactaaaatagactagattaagatgtagaatttcaatttctaaacttaaagtgtaaaaaaaaagtgtagattttcatttccaaacgttttgatcaatattgtaatgttttaatatactaaaactaatctactatttttttattaaatttaaatttacggcaaatgaatctttgaaacattattacttttgaccatcggatggctgcctggtcgtgcggtttgcgcgctggactgtcgtttagatttatggatggcccagggttcaaaccctgcccgctcccatcccccgtcgtcctgcgggaggtttggactaggaagtaattatcttcaactctgaaggaacatccgaaacgtgtaaaacattttacatcaaaattaaatcacctcttgaatattatttgcgaatatgcagatccgacagggatccgacttcgacgggggccgcctctgagtttgtgtaacacaaactctctttgtaatcttgttatttattcaattaCAAAACTACAATCATGAGCTATGACAATGCAGCATGTTATTACCCATTGCTAAAGTTTTTGTTTGTGAGCCTAAAGTACAAAGTATTCTATTTTTGATTCTATGGATTTCAAAGGGTTACAAAATCAATTATGACgaaaaaaaagcttatgttATCATACATCTTGGTTACTGATGACTTACTACTACTAAATAACAAGAAACTTTACTTCTTTAATGCAGTTGAAGCTCGGCCAATAATTCCATAAATTTGAATAAGAACTGAATACAACGAGGCTTTCTCTTCCATTGAAGAGGCCAAATGGCTTCCATGGAGCAGGATGGAACGTGCAGTGTCAGCGTGATGCTCTGCTTGAGCCCAgtaatctagtgaaagaagaaAGAACAAATATCTGTCCAATGTTTGCTAACATACACAAGCCTCATTTAGAgtagaataaaaacaacaaagttcacttacaaagaaaaatgattaGGAAGTAAATATTTGACTTAACAGTTGACAAGGCTATTAGCAAGCAGCTAGACAAGAGTGTCTTTGGTCCTAAAACCAAAATCCTAGGTTTAACCTGAAAGGCCAACTAGTTCATAGCACAAGTTGGCAAGCTATCTTTTCACTTAGATACCATATCCAAGCTGTGACTAGAAGCTATCTAGTCACTTACATACTAAATCCCAGCTAGGACTAAAAGGTATCTAGTCACTTTGATACCATATCCCAGCTAAGACTAAAAGAAATGTACATATTATTCTGGTAAAACCAATTTTAATGAGTTaagttttccttaaaaaaaatttctaaagttcaattgaaaaaaaaagctcttgTTGTTTCTAATTGCCCTCCTTACTTTTTAAGTCAAGGTAGCCTTCGGCTAAGTTGGCTATGCTCTGTGCATACTTCCAGTGAGAGGGTCCATAAATAATCCTTGTGTAAGCCATACATTTGATCAATTCTCGAATGGCTTTATCAGCCTGTGAAgttataaaccaaaaaaaaatttttaatggcGATAGAAAACAAATCACAAGtcacaaatcaataaaaatgagaagCAGACAAATGGCAAATATTGGGAACTGGAGTATAACGTTTGGAGAAATATAATTATGGAAAGTACTCTAAATCAAAATCCCTACAGAACAAAGCATAATGTGGCTAGAGAGGAAGATCTAAGATAGACGTCATTGTggactgtgaaaaaaaaaacagcaaaagaATAAAGAGTACAATTTCTCAAGCCATCATATACAGTCAGTCAATGATAACACAAAGATAACCTTGACTTCATAAATTCCATTGAAAACTTCCTGAATTGAAAACTACAGCACAGTAAAGACTTTTTACTTGACCTCTTCactgaagaagaaaaataaaatatattttcttatagACATACcctacttcaaaagagaagataattacatccaatgcatttcatgtgtcattttagtcatgcatgttaatcagtgacttaaactctgctacgTCATTAGTTCTCCtctcctggctgattcagacaacccatttcattctctaatggcactaaggaaaaaagagcacttgtacaaatatttcctagcatatggaataagaaatgtgtccgagtattttataaggttttgtttttctatttgtaaattatggtttattgttttatgtaatattgctactttattttttattcttttgtccTGAAATGTGTCTctaaattaaatgattttactaagggtGTTAGTCaaatcaaattagaatattcatttgttttgaATCTAAATGCTCTTTTTgcatctgttctagtttctgtgttttcttgagttgcgTACAAAActgaggatatatatatatatatattgttgtatacttgttccccccccccccccaactgaccattttttttccacGTGAAAAACTTTTTGAGTTGTGTTTGTGCTTGGAGGTGAAACTGACCTGAggagtgtgttgatgtgttaacAGAGTTATGATTGCTGATTTTTCGATGGacgattgtttttttcttgaatcgGTTTTTGTGAGTAAGGATCTGTACATTTTGTTAAGAGCactgtgaaattatttctattacttGGATTATTGACTGTTCATAGTGGATTATGATTCTGTAATCTTAAGGATATCGGCGATCTGACAATCAGTGAgttaactttctttagtctACTCCAAAGTCATAGAAGTTGCAGAAGTAATTGAAAaagttaccaaaaaaaaaaagtatcaaccAAATTACTTAAATGAAGATTAAAAAGTAGTTGACAAGAAACATTACACAAATACTTGTATTAGGCAAGCACCAAAGATAGTAAAAGCAATAAAACAAGTCTTTTACTGTTATATCATCAAATAGATATAACACATTGGAACTAGCTAACTCAAATACGATTTATACCTTgagcaactttttaaaaatatcttttcatACACACAAAATCTAAAGGACATGTGAAAGGAAGATTAGAAGATGGGCAACCAAATAGCTTCTTGACTTGATGTCATAGCACATTTGGGCAACCAAATAGCTTCTTGACTTGATGTCATAGCACATTTGGGCAACCAAATAGCTTCTTGACTTGATGTCATAGCACATTTGGGCAACCAAATAGCTTTTTGACTTGATGTCATAGCACATTTGGGCAACCAAATAGCTTCTTGACTTGATGTCATAGCACATTTGGGCAACCAAATAGCTTCTTGACTTGATGTCATAGCACATTTGGGCAACCAAATAGCTTCTTGACTTGATGTCATAGCACATTTGGGCAACCAAATAGCTTCTTGACTTGATGTCATAGCACATTTGGGCAACCAAATAGCTTCTTGACGTGATGTCATAGCACATTTGGGAAAGTGACATTCAAGAATCACTCACTTTGTTTTTCAATGAGTACTGTTTGGCCAGTTTCTCTGAACGTTTTAAATTGTCCTCAGGCGGCGTCATGTCCACTTTTCTCTGGCCGTTACGGGGCTTATAATTTGTTGTTTGTGTCACCTGCTCCTCAGTAGAATTATCAGGCTCACCTTCATTGTCTGTATAAATGTCTTCATTATCATCACTaatgaaaataacaaaacatttcttaGAGTGAGATGTACGAGAAATGATGGCTAGGTTTAGAAAAGACAAGGGAACCATTCTTGAAGACTATGAAGTGAAAGCACAAGCTAGTAAACAaatctttaagaaaacaaaaactagaaaggcataaaaaaatacttcacgattagaaatatttttaccaattgtttttgtttagcacaatttcatgcttttagcatttcaatgcgctatgatactatcacttgtaaggaccagttgggaaaggtaGAGGGGGGAAGAATGaagtatctgggtgatcgctttttaaatgcataaaaaaaaaaatttgttcactcagggctcaagcctggtcaaggggactaattcaacttataccacaacatctgtcaagtatctttcccttgtttgatataaaacttattaattgattatcaaTAGCAACtatactaattggttaatttttctaattgattcttgttttg
Coding sequences within it:
- the LOC106073952 gene encoding tetratricopeptide repeat protein 23-like, which encodes MADEETLPLVVEISRPTREAWGPTNETDDNEDIYTDNEGEPDNSTEEQVTQTTNYKPRNGQRKVDMTPPEDNLKRSEKLAKQYSLKNKADKAIRELIKCMAYTRIIYGPSHWKYAQSIANLAEGYLDLKNYWAQAEHHADTARSILLHGSHLASSMEEKASLYSVLIQIYGIIGRASTALKKYPEAEQALQKADKILQERAKLSCVTDRECNLLDISLYQCMARLYAKEKKHALACEKYDKILELSTKEFGPDSKQVMQTYTEYGQLEQSKGKYANHDKVIDLFLRAHSIASAIHKEGHPDLIDTALNLSQAHAGTGLEESESSALSYMEDCLRSCTTIHGPSHAKTLEVQEQFAKMLLRMDKTSEAMQILQSSLPSKCEVFGDYSEQVADTYKLIGSIYLTQGNIEKALLTYKKCHTIESLLLGKNHRKTKDTQHTMEILLSNPNLSHTFVLNKEDQLLKRPRFCNVVGRTK